The proteins below are encoded in one region of Festucalex cinctus isolate MCC-2025b chromosome 2, RoL_Fcin_1.0, whole genome shotgun sequence:
- the itchb gene encoding itchy E3 ubiquitin protein ligase b, translating to MASEVTKAGSSNGYPMKAQLQITVLSAKLKENKKNWFGPSPYVEVTVDGQSRKTEKCSNTHSPKWKQPLTVIVTPFSKLLFRVWSHQTLKSDILLGMAKLDISATLKSNNMKISDVVQTIQLCTDRDHTDVVGDLSVCLDGMTVDAEIFAKAEVDHQNLSNGESRSNGEHTPRHSRDSSPAVDSVEHRSSPRGRRSGTVSGSPLVSAGSVRPLRPPRPSRPPPPTPCRPTSSPVSSSNSSTLAENSNGQSGSETPVRTTVPGPSAAPDSSPPVGSDRNTPSVASTSGPPATRQPMSSISSAVSSRGPAVNSGPLPPGWEQRVDQNGRLYFVDHVEKRTTWERPDPLPQGWERRVDQMGRVYFVDHITRTTTWQRPTVETVRNYEQWQHQRRQLQGAMQQFNQRFIIGGQDQGTASQNKEYDPLGPLPNGWEKRTDSNGRVYFVHHPTRSTQWEDPRSQGLLNEKPLPEGWEMRFTVDGIPYFVDHNRRTTTYIDPRTGKSSLENGPQITYVRDFKAKVQYFRFWCQQLAMPQHIKINVSRKTLFEDSFQQIMSFNAQDLRRRLWIIFPGEEGLDYGGVAREWFFLLSHEVLNPMYCLFEYAGKENYCLQINPASYINPDHLKYFKFIGRFIAMALFHSKFIDTGFSLPFYKRILNKPLALKDLESVDPEFYNSLIWIKDNNIEECGLEMFFCVDKEILGEISTHDLKPGGGEIQVTEENKEEYIRLVAEWRLSRGVEEQTQAFFEGFNEVLPQQYLQYFDAKELEVMLCGMQEIDLADWQRNTIYRHYARGSKQIMWFWQFIKEMDNEKRMRLLQFVTGTCRLPVGGFADLMGSNGPQKFCIEKVGKENWLPRSHTCFNRLDLPPYKSYEQLKEKLMFAIEETEGFGQE from the exons ATGGCAAGTGAAGTCACCAAGGCAGGCAGTTCCAATGGTTACCCTATGAAGGCTCAGCTACAAATTACTG TGCTATCAGCAAAACTGAAAGAGAACAAGAAGAACTGGTTTGGTCCCAGTCCTTATGTGGAAGTTACTGTTGATGGTCAGTCCAGGAAAACAGAGAAATGCAGCAACACCCACAGTCCCAAATGGAAACAGCCACTCACAGT GATTGTGACTCCCTTCAGCAAACTACTGTTTCGAGTGTGGAGCCACCAAACCCTGAAGTCTGACATCCTGCTTGGCATGGCCAAATTGGACATCAGTGCCACGCTTAAGTCTAACAACATGAAAA TCTCTGACGTGGTACAGACCATACAGCTGTGTACAGACCGAGACCATACGGACGTGGTGGGAGACCTTTCTGTCTGCCTAGACGGCATGACAGTTGACGCCGAAATCTTCGCCAAAGCTGAAGTCGACCATCAGA ATCTATCAAATGGAGAATCTCGTTCTAATGGTGAACATACCCCAAG ACACAGCCGAGATAGTTCCCCTGCTGTGGACAGCGTTGAGCACCGCTCATCTCCCCGGGGACGAAGGTCAGGGACTGTCTCTGGTTCTCCCCTGGTGTCAGCAGGGAGTGTGCGGCCTTTGCGGCCACCCAGACCCTCCAGACCTCCTCCTCCAACCCCTTGCAGACCCACATCTTCACCAG TATCTTCCAGCAATAGCTCTACTCTGGCTGAAAACAGCAATGGTCAGTCGGGTTCAGAGACACCTGTGCGTACTACTGTCCCAGGGCCCTCAGCAGCCCCAGACTCCAGTCCTCCAGTGGGTTCGGACAGGAACACTCCATCTGTAGCATCTACCTCTGGACCTCCAGCAACCAGACAGCCAATGAGCAGCATCAGCTCTGCTGTCTCATCTCGAGGCCCTGCAGTCAACTCTGGACCTTTGCCTCCAGG GTGGGAGCAGAGGGTCGATCAGAACGGCAGGTTGTATTTTGTTGACCATGTAGAAAAGAGAACGACATGGGAGCGCCCAGATCCCTTACCCCAAGG CTGGGAACGACGTGTTGACCAAATGGGCCGCGTTTACTTTGTCGACCACATTACGCGGACCACCACGTGGCAGCGTCCCACTGTGGAGACTGTGCGCAACTATGAGCAGTGGCAGCACCAGCGCAGGCAGTTGCAGGGTGCCATGCAACAGTTCAACCAGAGGTTTATAATTGGG GGACAGGACCAGGGGACAGCCTCACAAAATAAGGAGTATGATCCGCTTGGACCTCTGCCAAATGGATGGG AGAAGAGAACAGACAGCAATGGAAGGGTGTATTTTGTTCATCATCCTACACGGTCGACACAGTGGGAAGACCCACGTTCACAAGG GTTGTTGAATGAGAAGCCACTTCCAGAGGGATGGGAGATGAGGTTTACTGTGGATGGTATTCCCTATTTTGTAGACCACAACAGGAGAACTACCACCTACATTGATCCTCGCACTGGAAAATCCTCACT TGAAAATGGACCTCAGATCACATATGTCAGAGACTTCAAAGCCAAAGTACAATACTTCAGATTTTGGTGCCAG CAACTGGCGATGCCTCAACACATCAAGATCAATGTGTCGCGGAAAACTCTGTTTGAGGACTCCTTTCAGCAG ATAATGAGCTTCAACGCTCAGGATTTGCGAAGAAGACTGTGGATTATCTTCCCTGGAGAAGAAGGCCTCGACTACGGAGGGGTTGCCAG AGAATGGTTCTTCCTGTTGTCCCATGAGGTGTTGAACCCCATGTACTGCCTTTTTGAATATGCTGGGAAAGAAAACTACTGTCTTCAAATAAACCCCGCCTCCTACATAAATCCTGATCACCTCAAGTATTTCAAGTTCATTGGCCGCTTCATTGCCATG GCGCTTTTTCACAGCAAGTTCATAGACACTGGTTTCTCATTGCCATTTTACAAGCGCATCTTGAACAAGCCTTTGGCCCTCAAGGACCTAGAGTCAGTTGACCCAGAGTTTTACAACTCCCTCATTTGGATCAA ggacaacaacatcGAAGAGTGCGGCTTGGAAATGTTCTTTTGTGTTGACAAGGAAATCTTGGGAGAAATCAGTACACACGACCTGAAACCAGGCGGAGGAGAGATCCAAGTTACGGAGGAGAACAAGGAGGAGTACATCAG GTTGGTAGCAGAGTGGAGGCTGTCGAGAGGAGTGGAAGAGCAGACTCAAGCATTTTTTGAGGGCTTTAACGAGGTCCTCCCACAGCAGTACCTGCAGTATTTTGATGCCAAAGAGTTGGAA GTGATGCTTTGTGGCATGCAGGAGATTGACCTCGCCGACTGGCAAAGAAATACCATCTACAGACACTATGCTCGCGGCAGCAAGCAGATCATGTGGTTCTGGCAG TTCATAAAAGAAATGGACAATGAGAAGAGAATGAGGCTACTACAGTTTGTCACTGGTACCTGTCGTCTGCCTGTTGGGGGCTTTGCTGACCTCATGG GAAGCAACGGTCCCCAGAAGTTCTGCATTGAGAAGGTGGGAAAGGAAAACTGGCTTCCCAGAAGCCACACATG TTTCAACCGATTGGACTTGCCACCGTACAAGAGCTACGAACAGCTGAAGGAGAAGCTAATGTTTGCCATTGAAGAGACAGAAGGCTTTGGACAGGAGTAA